The DNA window GAGAGGTCGTCCTGTTCCATCCGCCGGACCGCCTCGCGCTCCATGGCTTCGACGAGCAATTCGACGACGGTGATGACGAGCGCGACCAGTCCCTTTCCGGCGTCGTCGCCGTCCACTTCAATCGCCGTCATGCTCCGCCTCCGCCGTCTGGGTCTCTTCGTCGGTGTCTTCTCCCATCTTCGATTCCGTCTGCTCTTCGCTTCTCTCGTCCGCTTCCGCCTCCTCTTCGCTTCTCTCGTTCGACTCGGCGTCTGCTTCCGACTCCTCGTACTCGTCGTCGGGGTCGACGCCGACGGTCACGGTTTCCGACTCTGGCAGTTCCTCGACGTTCGCGGCCTCCTCGACGCGCTGCATGTCGGTGCCCTCCGGGAATTCGAGGCCGTACTGTGCGGCCGTCTCGAACGACGC is part of the Haladaptatus paucihalophilus DX253 genome and encodes:
- the gvpJ gene encoding gas vesicle protein GvpJ: MSETGPTRSQSDLAEMLELLLDKGVVINADIVVTVGETELLGVKLRAAIASFETAAQYGLEFPEGTDMQRVEEAANVEELPESETVTVGVDPDDEYEESEADAESNERSEEEAEADERSEEQTESKMGEDTDEETQTAEAEHDGD